From Actinomycetota bacterium, a single genomic window includes:
- a CDS encoding ATP-binding cassette domain-containing protein produces the protein MTIGERPADELVGIEELRVHFPIEGGILLGRDLGVVKAVDGISLSIGRGETLGLVGESGCGKTTVGRSLLRLYEPTAGRIWFDGQEITALYGKELRQLRRRMQMIFQDPYSSLNPRRNIASIVGEPLRVHGLANRATADSKVRELLEVVGLPPDAINRYPHEFSGGQRQRIGVARALALNPDLIVADEPVSALDVSIQAQLINLLEDLQNEFELTYLFIAHDLAVVRHISDRIAVMYLGMLAEVALAADLYREPLHPYTRALLSAVPIPDPKVEQTRERILLPGDLPSPANPPSGCRFHTRCPWRQPTRCHDEVPPLRSLRTGHEVACHYAEEIADGVLRPASDTIVRG, from the coding sequence ATGACCATCGGCGAACGCCCCGCCGACGAGCTGGTCGGCATCGAGGAGCTCCGCGTCCACTTCCCGATCGAGGGCGGGATCCTGCTCGGCCGTGATCTGGGGGTGGTCAAGGCGGTCGACGGCATCAGCCTGTCCATCGGTCGCGGCGAGACCCTCGGACTCGTCGGCGAGTCCGGCTGCGGCAAGACGACGGTCGGACGCTCGCTGCTACGGCTCTACGAGCCCACGGCCGGACGCATCTGGTTCGACGGACAGGAGATCACCGCGCTGTACGGCAAGGAGCTGCGCCAACTTCGGCGTCGCATGCAGATGATCTTCCAGGACCCGTACTCGTCGCTGAACCCCCGCCGGAACATCGCGTCGATCGTCGGTGAACCGCTGCGGGTCCACGGCCTCGCCAACCGTGCCACCGCTGACAGCAAGGTCCGTGAGCTGCTCGAGGTGGTCGGGCTACCGCCGGACGCCATCAACCGCTACCCCCACGAGTTCTCGGGTGGACAGCGCCAGCGCATCGGCGTCGCGCGTGCTCTGGCGCTCAACCCCGACCTGATCGTCGCGGACGAGCCCGTGTCGGCGCTCGACGTGTCGATCCAGGCGCAGCTGATCAACCTCCTAGAGGACCTGCAGAACGAGTTCGAGCTGACCTACCTGTTCATCGCCCACGATCTGGCGGTCGTCCGCCACATCTCTGACCGCATCGCGGTCATGTACCTGGGCATGTTGGCGGAGGTCGCCCTGGCCGCCGACCTCTACCGCGAGCCGCTGCATCCCTACACACGTGCGCTGCTGTCCGCGGTGCCGATCCCCGACCCGAAGGTCGAGCAGACACGCGAGCGCATCCTCCTGCCCGGCGACCTACCCTCGCCGGCGAACCCACCGTCCGGCTGTCGGTTCCACACCCGCTGCCCCTGGCGCCAGCCGACGCGCTGTCACGACGAGGTGCCCCCGCTGCGCAGCCTCCGGACCGGCCACGAGGTCGCGTGCCACTACGCCGAGGAGATCGCCGACGGCGTGCTGCGCCCCGCCAGCGACACCATCGTCCGCGGCTGA